In one window of Candidatus Methylomirabilota bacterium DNA:
- a CDS encoding extracellular solute-binding protein gives MAIRVIVAMLVMVLGAAGLADAQPVPGATPEERAINGAKAYLKKHNLKNVEQTILLSSLYNNSFPDFSERWEKLTGIKIKIVPLGYTDIPAKIMAEAVAKTGQFDMFNDFPYIAPDAAGAGVIVPLDGYAERGKPDFAGVASGLRYQQHYQGKLYLFVLDGDHLILVLRQDLLDNPQVKAEYKAKFKKDPGCPATMEEWEQMAAFFHTKPGQKRWGMTFDNGLYGAMGYRSINFSYRHFPAYFGGLLFDKDMKPRINTPHGIQAIKQFASIVKYMPPDIQGWGTPQIYPFWASGQAFSVMSFPSIVGFANSNEKSLIKGKQLSCLVPQTRGPDGKVVRRSPQAAGTGYMVSKYGKHPELAYWFIQWFTGPTVGDEAIAHPKGFWDPFRESNLKNAAIRKRFGEQFLATTMENSKYATSLLMIEGNYEYFNVLDKALADVMNNNTSAEEAAKRIETGWNKVTDDVGRSRQIQSWRQGVESGIYLDKF, from the coding sequence ATGGCAATTCGTGTGATCGTCGCGATGCTCGTCATGGTGCTGGGCGCGGCCGGTCTGGCCGACGCCCAGCCGGTGCCGGGGGCCACACCCGAGGAGCGCGCCATCAACGGCGCCAAGGCGTACCTCAAGAAGCACAACCTGAAAAACGTCGAGCAGACCATCTTGCTGTCCTCGCTCTACAACAATTCGTTCCCGGACTTCTCGGAGCGGTGGGAGAAGCTGACGGGGATCAAGATCAAGATCGTCCCGCTCGGCTACACCGACATCCCGGCCAAGATCATGGCCGAGGCGGTGGCCAAGACGGGCCAGTTCGACATGTTCAACGACTTCCCCTACATCGCCCCCGACGCCGCCGGCGCCGGTGTGATCGTTCCGCTCGACGGCTACGCCGAGCGGGGCAAGCCCGACTTTGCGGGCGTGGCGTCGGGACTGCGGTACCAGCAGCACTACCAGGGCAAGCTCTACCTGTTCGTTCTCGACGGCGACCACCTGATCCTGGTGCTCCGCCAGGACCTGCTGGACAACCCCCAGGTCAAGGCCGAGTACAAGGCGAAGTTCAAGAAGGACCCCGGCTGCCCGGCGACCATGGAGGAGTGGGAGCAGATGGCCGCCTTCTTCCACACCAAGCCGGGGCAGAAGCGCTGGGGCATGACCTTCGACAACGGCCTCTACGGCGCGATGGGCTACCGCTCCATCAACTTCTCGTACCGTCACTTCCCGGCCTATTTCGGGGGGTTGCTGTTCGACAAGGATATGAAGCCCCGGATCAACACGCCCCACGGCATCCAGGCCATCAAGCAGTTCGCCTCGATCGTCAAGTACATGCCGCCCGACATCCAGGGCTGGGGCACGCCGCAGATCTATCCGTTCTGGGCCAGCGGCCAGGCGTTCTCGGTGATGTCGTTCCCCTCGATCGTCGGGTTCGCCAACAGCAACGAGAAGAGCCTCATCAAGGGCAAGCAGCTCAGCTGCCTGGTTCCGCAGACCCGGGGCCCGGACGGCAAGGTCGTGCGGCGGTCGCCCCAGGCGGCCGGCACCGGCTACATGGTGAGCAAGTACGGCAAGCACCCGGAGCTGGCCTACTGGTTCATCCAGTGGTTCACCGGCCCCACCGTCGGGGACGAGGCCATCGCCCATCCCAAGGGCTTCTGGGATCCGTTCCGCGAGTCGAATCTCAAGAATGCGGCCATCCGGAAGCGCTTCGGCGAGCAGTTCCTGGCCACGACCATGGAGAACTCCAAGTACGCCACCTCGCTGCTCATGATCGAGGGCAATTACGAGTACTTCAACGTCCTCGACAAGGCGCTGGCCGACGTGATGAACAACAACACGTCCGCCGAGGAGGCGGCCAAGCGGATCGAGACCGGCTGGAACAAGGTCACCGACGACGTCGGGCGCAGCCGGCAGATCCAGTCCTGGCGCCAGGGCGTGGAGAGCGGAATCTACCTCGACAAGTTCTAG
- a CDS encoding acyl-CoA dehydrogenase family protein produces MRQDLVEHAARLTREAIAPRAAGYDRDAVNPVESWRALARAGLLGAAVPARYGGLALDMPTYVAVIRTIAGGCASTAMTLHMHSTVMRFIDALGTDSQKARYFAEVVGAGKLFGSWGSEPAVSLSRTFLMETAIREDGDGWVIDGVKHFCTMARGASYYLVWCAAAGEADMGKALRLALVPADTPGMAIDDKWDTLGMRGTYSPAVTFTGVRVNGDAALGRPGAALQCGIVESFGLGYAAVYTGVAEAALAFALEYARKRIVRPENVPVAHDPTVQRHVGGLVVHLDAARLVLADAAAAWEAADVAERVNLASKAKFLATEVSLEVTSKVIQVTGGRGAFKDYPAERAFRDVRTSTLMPPTVDRMLETIGKSALGIQEGMFRIGSGPQGA; encoded by the coding sequence ATGCGTCAAGATCTCGTCGAGCACGCCGCCCGGCTCACGCGGGAGGCGATCGCGCCGCGGGCGGCCGGCTACGATCGCGACGCCGTCAATCCCGTGGAGAGCTGGCGGGCCCTCGCCCGGGCCGGGCTCCTCGGCGCGGCCGTCCCCGCCCGGTACGGCGGGCTGGCCCTCGACATGCCGACCTACGTCGCGGTGATCCGCACCATCGCCGGCGGCTGCGCCAGCACGGCGATGACCCTGCACATGCACTCGACGGTCATGCGCTTCATCGACGCCCTGGGCACCGACAGCCAGAAGGCCCGGTACTTCGCGGAGGTCGTCGGCGCCGGCAAGCTCTTCGGCAGCTGGGGCAGCGAGCCCGCCGTGAGCCTCTCGCGCACGTTTTTGATGGAGACGGCGATCCGCGAGGACGGTGACGGCTGGGTGATCGACGGCGTCAAGCACTTCTGCACGATGGCGCGGGGCGCGTCCTATTACCTGGTGTGGTGCGCGGCCGCGGGCGAGGCCGATATGGGCAAGGCCCTTCGCCTGGCCCTGGTGCCGGCCGACACGCCCGGCATGGCCATCGACGACAAGTGGGACACGCTGGGGATGCGCGGCACCTACAGCCCGGCCGTCACCTTCACCGGGGTGCGTGTCAATGGCGACGCCGCCCTGGGCCGGCCCGGCGCGGCGCTGCAGTGCGGTATCGTCGAGAGCTTCGGCCTCGGCTATGCGGCGGTGTACACGGGCGTGGCCGAGGCCGCGCTGGCCTTCGCCCTGGAGTACGCCCGCAAGCGCATCGTCCGGCCCGAGAACGTCCCGGTGGCGCACGACCCCACCGTGCAGCGCCATGTCGGGGGGCTGGTGGTTCATCTGGACGCCGCCCGACTCGTGCTGGCGGACGCGGCCGCCGCATGGGAGGCGGCCGACGTCGCCGAGCGCGTCAATCTGGCCAGCAAGGCCAAGTTCCTGGCGACCGAGGTGAGCCTGGAGGTCACTTCCAAGGTGATCCAGGTCACCGGCGGCCGCGGCGCCTTCAAGGACTACCCGGCCGAGCGCGCCTTCCGCGACGTGCGCACCTCGACGCTGATGCCGCCGACGGTGGACCGGATGCTGGAGACGATCGGCAAGAGCGCGCTGGGCATTCAGGAAGGGATGTTTCGGATCGGCTCGGGTCCCCAGGGCGCCTGA
- a CDS encoding amino acid ABC transporter substrate-binding protein, which yields MRATLRSRTWRLRAALVGALVAAFALSAAGTPALAADPIKIGCGMALTGGLAANGKAALMAMQIWAEDVNKKGGILGRPVQLVYYDDQTKPATVPGIYTKLLDVDKVHFVVSGYGTNLIAPAMPIVMERKLVFPGLFGLANNEKAKYPGYYQIMPAGPNPAVDWTGTFFEVAMRQKPKPQTIALVGADAEFPHNALAGARVNVKKHGLKIVYDSTYPPTTVDYTPIVRAIKATNADIVFVASYPPDSAGMVLAAHEVGLQPKIFGGGMVGLQFAALLTKLGPRLNGILNYDVWVPEPTMKFPGIEAFLQKYQARAEKEGVDPLGHYLPPFAYAYVQVLGQAIQATKSLDQQKVADYIKSHEHDTIVGKVKFGPNGEWAKGRMLQIQFQGIESTDVAQFKKPGKRVVLWPEEFKSGNLIYPYAKAMKH from the coding sequence ATGAGAGCGACGCTTCGTTCACGTACGTGGCGGCTTCGGGCCGCGCTGGTCGGCGCACTGGTCGCGGCGTTCGCGCTCTCCGCAGCGGGGACGCCCGCCCTGGCTGCCGACCCCATCAAGATCGGCTGCGGCATGGCGCTCACGGGCGGGCTGGCCGCCAATGGCAAGGCCGCGCTGATGGCCATGCAGATCTGGGCCGAGGACGTCAACAAGAAGGGTGGGATCCTGGGGCGCCCGGTGCAGCTCGTCTACTACGACGACCAGACCAAGCCGGCCACGGTGCCCGGCATCTACACCAAGCTGCTGGACGTCGACAAGGTCCACTTCGTCGTCTCGGGCTACGGCACCAACCTCATCGCGCCGGCCATGCCCATCGTCATGGAGCGCAAGCTGGTCTTCCCCGGCCTGTTCGGGCTGGCCAACAACGAGAAGGCCAAGTACCCGGGGTACTACCAGATCATGCCAGCCGGGCCGAACCCGGCGGTGGACTGGACGGGCACCTTCTTCGAGGTGGCGATGCGGCAGAAGCCCAAGCCGCAGACGATCGCCCTGGTGGGCGCCGACGCGGAGTTTCCCCACAATGCCCTGGCCGGAGCCCGCGTGAACGTCAAGAAGCACGGCCTCAAGATCGTCTACGACAGCACGTACCCGCCGACGACGGTGGACTACACGCCCATCGTGAGGGCCATCAAGGCGACGAATGCCGACATCGTGTTCGTCGCCTCGTATCCGCCCGATTCGGCGGGGATGGTCCTGGCCGCGCACGAGGTGGGCCTGCAGCCGAAGATCTTCGGAGGCGGGATGGTGGGGCTCCAGTTCGCCGCCCTGCTGACGAAGCTGGGCCCCAGGCTCAACGGGATCCTGAACTACGACGTCTGGGTCCCCGAGCCCACCATGAAGTTCCCGGGCATCGAGGCCTTCCTCCAGAAGTATCAGGCGCGGGCCGAGAAGGAGGGTGTCGATCCGCTCGGACACTACCTGCCCCCCTTCGCCTACGCCTACGTCCAGGTCCTCGGGCAAGCCATCCAGGCCACCAAGAGCCTCGACCAGCAAAAGGTCGCCGACTACATCAAGAGCCACGAGCACGACACGATCGTGGGCAAGGTGAAGTTCGGCCCGAACGGCGAGTGGGCCAAAGGCCGGATGCTTCAGATCCAGTTCCAGGGGATCGAGAGCACGGACGTGGCCCAGTTCAAGAAGCCTGGCAAGCGCGTCGTCCTGTGGCCGGAGGAGTTCAAGTCGGGCAACCTGATCTATCCGTACGCCAAGGCCATGAAGCACTAG